In the Methylomonas rhizoryzae genome, one interval contains:
- a CDS encoding glutathione S-transferase family protein, with amino-acid sequence MITLYQFPRAWHIPNPSQFCAKLETYLRMAAIEYRIVEALPVAAPLGKLPYIEHDGRKIADSRIIISYLQQCFGDRLDQTLSERQQAQALAWQRLLEEHLYWVCMYSRWQTGPENWRINKQAIFHGLPPLLTDGIASLYRLRIKSQIRGHGIGRLPAAQVFELGRQDVAALAAALADQPYLLGDQPASVDASAYGILINLLACPVASPVKEYALAQPALTEYCRRMQLRYFPELGEPEFA; translated from the coding sequence ATGATCACTTTGTACCAATTCCCCAGAGCCTGGCACATTCCCAACCCCAGCCAGTTTTGCGCCAAGCTGGAAACCTATCTGCGCATGGCGGCAATCGAGTACCGGATCGTGGAAGCGCTACCGGTTGCCGCGCCGCTGGGCAAACTGCCCTACATCGAACACGACGGCCGCAAAATCGCCGATAGCCGGATCATTATCAGCTATCTGCAACAGTGCTTCGGCGACCGGCTGGACCAAACCCTTTCCGAGCGGCAACAAGCCCAAGCCCTGGCTTGGCAACGCCTGCTGGAAGAGCATTTGTACTGGGTCTGCATGTACAGCCGCTGGCAAACCGGGCCGGAGAATTGGCGCATCAACAAACAGGCAATTTTTCACGGCCTGCCGCCGCTGCTTACCGATGGCATTGCCAGCCTTTACCGACTGCGGATCAAAAGCCAGATTCGCGGCCACGGCATCGGCCGCTTGCCGGCCGCGCAGGTATTCGAGTTGGGCCGGCAGGACGTGGCAGCATTGGCTGCCGCGCTGGCGGACCAGCCCTACTTGCTCGGCGATCAGCCCGCCAGCGTCGACGCTTCCGCCTACGGCATCTTGATCAACCTACTGGCCTGCCCGGTTGCCTCGCCGGTCAAGGAATACGCGCTGGCGCAACCGGCCTTGACCGAATATTGCCGGCGCATGCAGTTGCGCTATTTTCCGGAACTGGGCGAACCGGAATTCGCTTAG
- a CDS encoding REP-associated tyrosine transposase, translating into MSNYRRLYIPGGTYFFTSVCDRRQAIFADKQRVILLRQAFREVKNKRPFKLLAAAILPDHLHCLWSLPCGDADFSTRWQMVKTAFSRRVPAEVKSNGAKTLWQPRFYEHCLRDKTNFHNHLN; encoded by the coding sequence ATGAGTAATTATCGACGTTTGTACATTCCAGGCGGCACGTATTTCTTTACGTCGGTTTGTGACCGTAGACAGGCTATTTTTGCCGATAAACAACGTGTGATATTGCTCCGCCAGGCATTCCGAGAAGTAAAAAACAAACGGCCTTTCAAGCTTTTGGCTGCGGCGATACTGCCCGACCATTTGCATTGTTTGTGGAGTTTACCTTGTGGCGATGCCGATTTTTCTACCCGCTGGCAAATGGTGAAAACCGCTTTTTCTAGGCGTGTTCCCGCCGAGGTCAAATCCAATGGTGCGAAAACGCTGTGGCAACCGAGGTTTTACGAACATTGCCTGCGCGACAAAACCAACTTTCATAATCATCTGAATTAG
- a CDS encoding type II toxin-antitoxin system TacA family antitoxin translates to MIDQAAKARGKTRSEFMIDAARRAAEESLPDQPPSGEGFERLMAAPKPWQN, encoded by the coding sequence TTGATTGACCAAGCCGCCAAAGCTCGGGGCAAAACCCGCTCGGAATTCATGATCGATGCCGCCCGCCGCGCCGCCGAAGAATCCCTTCCGGATCAACCGCCCAGCGGTGAAGGGTTTGAGCGCCTGATGGCCGCTCCCAAACCCTGGCAGAATTAA
- a CDS encoding efflux transporter outer membrane subunit, protein MNAKPSAFVTHALLAAASLALTGCAVGPDFQTPDSHPPAGFANGETSPYSDNPVDLLWWRGFNDPQLTDLVELALAHNRELKAAQANLREARALYLQAGLQLAPVISAHANYTEQKRSSGALNNRNFVPRELKLYNTGFDASWELDFFGRVRRNVEASNDEVDAQLASLHDIGISLIAEVARNYFELRGLQLQRQVAEQNVANQQQTLTITQAKFTNGRGTPLDVARADAQLNATRAGLPDLDASLKQAIHRLSVLCGEMPYALAARLTPHAALPKAPELIGIGNPADLLRRRPDIRSAERTLAAATARIGVATADLFPRVSFVGSISLEATTLSGLVAPGSESYSIGPKISWAALDLGRVYAQIKAADARAEASLANYEQTVLTALEDTENALVNYGEQRRRRDLLAQAEASSRQARELAQLQYREGLTDFLTVLDAESRLLQDQTRLAQSETATASALTAVYKALGGGWQAVPDGDQQEALAVSNEQLR, encoded by the coding sequence ATGAACGCAAAACCCAGCGCTTTTGTTACCCACGCATTATTGGCCGCTGCCAGCCTGGCGCTGACCGGCTGCGCAGTCGGTCCGGATTTTCAAACCCCGGACAGCCATCCGCCGGCCGGCTTTGCCAACGGCGAAACAAGTCCTTATTCCGACAATCCGGTCGACTTGCTCTGGTGGCGCGGGTTTAACGACCCGCAACTGACCGACTTGGTCGAGCTCGCGCTGGCGCACAACCGCGAGCTGAAAGCCGCGCAAGCCAATTTGCGCGAAGCCCGTGCCTTGTATCTGCAAGCCGGGTTGCAATTGGCCCCGGTCATTAGCGCGCACGCCAATTACACCGAACAAAAACGCAGCAGCGGCGCATTGAACAACCGCAACTTCGTCCCGCGCGAACTGAAGCTGTACAACACCGGCTTCGACGCCAGCTGGGAGTTGGACTTTTTCGGCCGGGTGCGGCGCAATGTGGAAGCCAGCAACGACGAGGTCGACGCGCAATTGGCCAGCTTGCACGACATCGGCATCAGCCTGATTGCCGAAGTGGCGCGCAACTATTTCGAATTGCGCGGCTTGCAATTGCAGCGGCAAGTGGCGGAGCAAAACGTAGCCAATCAACAGCAAACCTTGACCATCACCCAGGCGAAATTCACTAACGGCCGCGGAACCCCATTGGATGTGGCGCGAGCCGATGCCCAATTGAACGCCACTCGGGCCGGCTTGCCTGACTTGGACGCCAGCCTCAAACAAGCCATACATCGTTTAAGCGTACTATGCGGCGAAATGCCGTATGCCTTGGCCGCACGTTTGACACCACACGCCGCGCTGCCGAAGGCGCCGGAACTGATCGGCATCGGCAATCCGGCCGATTTGCTCCGCCGCCGGCCGGACATTCGCAGCGCCGAACGCACCTTGGCGGCAGCCACCGCTCGTATCGGCGTGGCGACAGCCGATCTGTTTCCCCGGGTCAGCTTCGTCGGCAGCATTTCCTTGGAAGCGACGACCTTATCGGGTTTGGTCGCGCCGGGCTCGGAATCGTATTCGATAGGCCCGAAAATCAGTTGGGCGGCCTTGGACCTGGGCCGAGTGTACGCGCAAATCAAAGCAGCCGACGCGCGTGCGGAGGCCAGTCTGGCAAATTATGAACAAACCGTATTGACCGCACTGGAAGACACCGAAAACGCCCTAGTCAATTACGGCGAACAACGCCGGCGGCGCGATTTGCTGGCCCAAGCCGAGGCTTCAAGCCGGCAAGCCCGCGAACTGGCGCAACTGCAATACCGCGAAGGCTTGACCGACTTTCTGACCGTGCTGGACGCCGAGTCTCGGTTACTGCAAGATCAAACCCGACTGGCTCAAAGTGAAACCGCAACCGCCAGCGCATTGACCGCCGTCTACAAAGCCCTGGGCGGCGGCTGGCAAGCCGTACCGGACGGCGACCAGCAAGAAGCCCTGGCAGTATCGAACGAGCAACTCCGCTAG
- a CDS encoding efflux RND transporter permease subunit has translation MGKFSHFFIDRPIFAAVLSIVIVLVGALALIDLPIAQYPQIAPPTVVVSASYPGANAQVVADTVATPIEQEVNGVEDMLYMSSQSTNSGNMSLTIAFKPGADLDKAQVLVQNRVALAEPKLPEEVRRQGISVKKRSPDLSLVVNLISPDHRYDSVYLSNYALLQIKDTLARLPGVGEIIVFGARDYSMRLWLNPEQIAARNLTAGEVVAAVREQNVQVAAGVVGQQPSPENAEFQYTVSTLGRLQTAEQFGDIIIKQDKNGEITRLQDVARIELGAKDYNSGLFLDGEESVGLAIFQLPGSNALDTKAAVLAAMEKLKPRFPEGLDYLLVYDTVVFVQQSIAAVVETLFEALLLVVLVVIVFLQNWRASLIPLLAVPVSLIGTFAVMAGLGLSLNTLSLFGLVLAIGIVVDDAIVVVENVERHMAEGMTARAAARTAMSEVISPIIATALVLVAVFVPTAFITGVSGAFYQQFAFTIAVSTVISAFNSLTLSPALCALLLDRAHHDKDAVTRFVERWFGWFFNAFNRFFAAFGAGYARLVARLIRMSAVVLMLYVGLNALNLLAFEKVPTGFIPQQDQGYLVLYAQLPDAASLSRSQAVVKEASRIILETEGVSHVNAYAGWSVLTGSAQSNVATLFARLDNFDNRAGKPELSADALVKTLGQRLASIDDAYIAVFAPPPIRGMSSVGGFKLQVQDRNNAGTDALQQVVSDMIGKGNQQPGMSRLFTTFRANVPQLFVDVDRSRAKAMDIPLSDIFETLQIYLGSLYVNDFNLFGRTYQVVAQADANYRMNGDDIAQLKTKNAQGGMVPLGAIAKVENILGPDKITRYNMYPAAEINGNTLPGISSGQAIATMNQLLDAELPPGFDFEWTELSLQQVLAGNVALLVFPLSVVFVFLALAAQYESWSLPFAVILIVPMCILSSMTGVWLAQMDNNIFTQVGFIVLVGLASKNAILIVEFAKHRQEAGLSAVEAATEAARIRLRPILMTSFAFIMGVFPLVVASGAGAEARRLLGTAVFSGMIGVTLFGLLLTPVFYVVVQAVAKRLGGKRQTATLTQHLDSEQGRP, from the coding sequence ATGGGTAAATTCAGCCACTTTTTTATAGACCGGCCGATTTTCGCGGCGGTACTGTCCATCGTCATCGTGCTGGTCGGCGCATTGGCCTTGATCGACCTGCCGATCGCCCAATATCCGCAAATCGCCCCGCCCACCGTGGTGGTCAGCGCCAGTTATCCGGGCGCCAACGCCCAGGTCGTGGCCGACACGGTGGCCACGCCGATCGAACAGGAAGTCAACGGTGTCGAGGATATGCTGTATATGTCCTCGCAATCCACCAACAGCGGCAACATGAGTTTGACCATCGCCTTCAAACCGGGCGCCGATCTGGACAAAGCCCAGGTTTTGGTGCAAAACCGGGTGGCACTGGCCGAACCCAAGCTGCCGGAAGAAGTGCGCCGGCAAGGCATCAGCGTCAAAAAGCGCAGTCCGGATTTAAGCCTGGTAGTCAATCTGATCTCGCCGGATCACCGTTACGACAGCGTCTACCTGAGCAATTACGCCTTGTTGCAAATCAAGGATACCTTGGCCCGCTTACCCGGCGTGGGCGAAATCATCGTGTTCGGTGCCCGCGATTACAGTATGCGACTGTGGTTGAATCCCGAACAAATCGCGGCCAGAAATCTAACCGCCGGCGAAGTGGTCGCGGCGGTGCGCGAACAAAACGTACAAGTCGCCGCGGGCGTGGTCGGTCAGCAACCGTCGCCGGAAAATGCCGAATTCCAATACACGGTCAGTACCTTGGGCCGTTTGCAAACCGCTGAACAGTTCGGCGACATCATTATCAAACAGGACAAAAACGGCGAAATCACCCGTTTGCAAGACGTGGCCCGCATCGAGCTGGGCGCCAAGGATTACAACTCCGGCCTGTTTTTGGACGGCGAAGAATCCGTCGGCCTGGCGATTTTCCAACTGCCCGGTTCCAATGCCTTGGATACCAAAGCGGCAGTGCTGGCGGCCATGGAAAAATTGAAACCGCGCTTCCCGGAAGGCCTGGATTATTTGTTGGTGTACGACACCGTGGTGTTCGTGCAGCAATCGATAGCGGCCGTGGTGGAAACCTTGTTCGAAGCCTTGCTGCTGGTGGTGCTGGTCGTCATCGTGTTTTTGCAAAACTGGCGGGCCAGCTTGATTCCCTTGCTGGCCGTGCCGGTGTCCTTGATCGGCACCTTCGCCGTCATGGCCGGCCTGGGGCTGTCGCTAAACACCCTGTCGCTGTTCGGCTTGGTATTGGCCATCGGCATCGTGGTCGACGATGCCATCGTGGTAGTAGAAAATGTGGAAAGACACATGGCGGAAGGCATGACTGCCCGCGCCGCTGCGCGCACCGCAATGAGCGAGGTCATCAGCCCTATCATCGCCACGGCCTTGGTATTGGTGGCAGTGTTCGTGCCGACCGCATTCATCACCGGGGTATCGGGGGCGTTTTATCAGCAATTCGCTTTTACCATTGCGGTATCGACCGTGATTTCCGCCTTCAATTCGCTAACCTTGAGTCCGGCCTTATGCGCGCTGCTGCTGGATAGGGCTCACCACGACAAAGATGCGGTAACCCGTTTCGTGGAACGCTGGTTCGGCTGGTTTTTCAACGCTTTCAACCGATTTTTCGCCGCGTTCGGCGCCGGCTATGCGCGCCTGGTCGCCCGTTTGATTCGGATGAGCGCCGTCGTACTGATGCTGTACGTCGGCTTGAATGCCCTGAATCTGCTCGCCTTCGAAAAAGTCCCTACCGGTTTCATTCCGCAGCAGGATCAGGGTTATTTAGTTTTGTACGCGCAACTGCCGGACGCCGCGTCGCTGTCGCGCAGCCAAGCGGTAGTCAAGGAAGCCAGCCGCATCATTTTAGAAACCGAGGGCGTCTCCCACGTCAACGCATACGCCGGCTGGTCGGTACTGACCGGCTCGGCGCAATCCAACGTCGCCACCTTGTTCGCCCGCCTGGACAATTTCGACAACCGGGCGGGCAAACCGGAGCTCAGCGCGGACGCCTTGGTCAAAACCTTGGGTCAGCGTTTGGCAAGCATAGACGACGCCTATATCGCCGTGTTCGCCCCGCCGCCGATACGCGGCATGAGCTCGGTCGGCGGTTTCAAGCTGCAAGTGCAAGACCGCAATAACGCCGGCACCGACGCCCTGCAGCAAGTGGTATCGGACATGATCGGCAAAGGCAACCAACAGCCCGGCATGAGCCGCTTGTTTACCACCTTCCGCGCCAACGTGCCGCAACTGTTCGTAGACGTGGACCGCAGTCGCGCCAAGGCTATGGACATTCCGTTGAGCGACATTTTCGAAACCTTGCAGATTTATTTGGGCTCGTTGTACGTCAACGACTTCAATCTATTCGGCCGCACCTACCAAGTAGTGGCGCAAGCCGACGCGAACTATCGGATGAACGGCGACGACATCGCGCAATTGAAAACCAAAAACGCCCAAGGCGGCATGGTGCCTTTGGGCGCCATCGCCAAAGTCGAAAACATCTTGGGGCCGGATAAAATCACCCGTTACAACATGTATCCCGCCGCGGAAATTAATGGCAATACCTTGCCGGGCATCAGCTCCGGCCAGGCGATAGCAACCATGAATCAATTACTGGACGCCGAATTGCCGCCCGGATTCGATTTCGAATGGACCGAGCTCAGCCTGCAACAGGTATTGGCCGGCAACGTCGCGCTGCTGGTATTCCCGCTCAGCGTGGTGTTCGTGTTCTTGGCGCTGGCGGCCCAATACGAAAGTTGGTCACTGCCGTTCGCGGTCATCCTGATCGTGCCCATGTGTATATTGTCGTCGATGACCGGGGTTTGGCTGGCACAGATGGACAACAACATCTTTACCCAAGTCGGCTTCATCGTTTTGGTCGGCTTGGCCAGCAAGAACGCGATTTTGATCGTGGAATTCGCCAAACACCGGCAAGAGGCAGGTTTGAGCGCCGTCGAGGCGGCTACCGAGGCGGCCCGAATCCGCTTGCGGCCTATCTTGATGACCTCGTTCGCTTTTATCATGGGGGTATTTCCCTTGGTCGTGGCCAGCGGCGCCGGCGCCGAAGCCAGACGCTTGCTGGGCACCGCGGTGTTCAGCGGCATGATAGGCGTGACCTTATTCGGCTTACTGCTCACCCCGGTGTTTTACGTGGTAGTGCAAGCCGTTGCGAAACGCTTGGGCGGCAAGCGTCAAACCGCTACGCTCACTCAACATCTTGACTCCGAACAGGGCCGGCCATGA
- a CDS encoding efflux RND transporter periplasmic adaptor subunit, with product MPHSPHPASTPLIYRLNPPLLRLVDKQRASVIPAIIRAGLITVTLAATGCGDAVNNDAPMPPPGVKAAKAIAQEVSEWDEFTGRVAAVNTVEVRARVSGFLEKQNFTAGSTVKRGDLLFVIDQKPFKAQLNFAKAELERAKVKADLAKTDMKRAENLSRANAISREEYDTRRETLREAGAAVASAEANVYTAQLNLDYSEIRAPIAGRISREMVTVGNLVNAGGDAAVLATIVATDPVYVYVDADEQSVLKYRRKRLGSADAGDLTGIPVQLALADEADFPHAGRLDYVAPQENPNTGTISLRGVFANPDGLLSPGLFARMRVQGSRPYPALLLPERAISADQAQNFVWVVKPDNQLEYRTVTLGARVGPLRAVTSGLNVDDWVVVEGGQKLKAGLSVDPERIELSAQGAP from the coding sequence ATGCCACACTCGCCCCACCCTGCGTCGACGCCGCTCATATACCGGCTCAACCCGCCTCTACTCCGCCTCGTCGACAAGCAGCGGGCGAGCGTAATACCGGCAATCATCAGGGCCGGCTTAATAACCGTCACCCTTGCCGCTACCGGCTGCGGCGACGCCGTAAACAACGATGCGCCCATGCCGCCGCCCGGCGTTAAAGCAGCCAAAGCAATCGCCCAAGAGGTCAGCGAATGGGACGAATTTACCGGTCGAGTGGCAGCGGTCAATACGGTCGAAGTACGGGCCAGAGTATCCGGCTTTCTGGAAAAGCAGAACTTTACCGCCGGCAGCACGGTAAAGCGCGGCGACTTATTGTTCGTGATCGATCAAAAACCTTTCAAAGCCCAACTAAATTTCGCCAAAGCGGAACTGGAACGGGCCAAGGTCAAAGCGGATTTGGCCAAAACCGACATGAAACGGGCGGAAAACCTGAGCCGCGCCAATGCCATATCCCGCGAAGAATACGACACCCGGCGGGAAACGCTACGCGAGGCCGGCGCCGCAGTCGCTTCCGCCGAGGCCAACGTTTACACGGCACAATTGAACTTGGATTACAGCGAAATCCGCGCGCCGATTGCCGGCCGCATCAGCCGGGAAATGGTCACTGTCGGCAACTTGGTCAATGCCGGCGGCGATGCCGCGGTGTTAGCGACCATCGTCGCCACCGACCCGGTTTATGTCTATGTCGATGCCGACGAGCAATCGGTGTTGAAGTACCGGCGCAAGCGGCTCGGCAGCGCGGACGCTGGCGATTTGACCGGTATCCCCGTGCAGTTGGCCCTGGCCGACGAAGCGGATTTTCCGCACGCCGGCCGGTTGGATTACGTCGCGCCGCAAGAGAACCCCAACACCGGCACCATCAGCTTGCGCGGCGTGTTCGCCAATCCGGACGGTTTGTTGAGCCCCGGCTTGTTCGCCCGGATGCGGGTGCAAGGCAGCCGGCCTTACCCGGCTTTGTTACTGCCTGAACGGGCTATCTCCGCCGACCAGGCGCAAAATTTCGTGTGGGTGGTAAAACCGGACAATCAGCTCGAATACCGCACGGTTACGCTGGGTGCGCGCGTCGGCCCGCTCCGCGCGGTAACAAGCGGCTTGAACGTCGACGATTGGGTCGTCGTCGAAGGCGGGCAAAAACTCAAGGCCGGCCTCTCGGTCGACCCCGAGCGCATCGAGCTGAGCGCGCAAGGAGCGCCATAA
- a CDS encoding TetR/AcrR family transcriptional regulator, which yields MVKCGRPAKGCEQESSDRLLDTALQLFLENGYGDLSMESLAREARVSLRTIYNQFGGKAGVFGALIRRCSDRFIGSLKDGQDGDLEQALVAFGVKFLFQISRPEVMRMRAILIAECQRFPDLAVQFYQEGPSRTLAHLAEFFSAQQRAGRIVADFSAQILADQYISALRGERMQRQQLGLEDAPDQAEIESWVKLATHLFLNGCRAH from the coding sequence ATGGTTAAATGCGGCCGGCCGGCCAAGGGTTGCGAGCAAGAAAGTAGCGACCGCCTATTGGATACGGCCTTACAGCTTTTTTTAGAAAACGGTTACGGCGATCTGAGCATGGAGAGCCTGGCGCGCGAGGCCAGAGTGTCCTTGCGCACGATTTACAACCAATTCGGCGGTAAAGCCGGGGTGTTCGGCGCGCTGATTCGGCGTTGCAGCGACCGGTTCATCGGTAGTTTGAAAGACGGGCAGGACGGCGATCTCGAGCAAGCCCTGGTCGCATTCGGGGTCAAGTTTCTGTTTCAAATATCCAGGCCGGAAGTGATGCGGATGCGGGCGATTCTGATTGCCGAATGTCAACGCTTTCCCGATCTGGCCGTGCAGTTTTATCAAGAAGGCCCCAGCCGCACGCTGGCGCACTTGGCGGAATTCTTCTCCGCTCAACAACGGGCGGGGCGGATTGTTGCCGATTTTTCCGCGCAAATTCTGGCCGATCAATACATCAGCGCATTGCGCGGCGAAAGAATGCAGCGCCAGCAGTTGGGTTTGGAAGATGCTCCAGACCAAGCGGAAATCGAGAGTTGGGTCAAGCTAGCCACCCATTTGTTTTTAAATGGCTGTCGCGCGCACTAA
- a CDS encoding HAD-IA family hydrolase: protein MTGICVIFDLDGTLVDSEGLCNQAFLDLLPQLDDTVDALTLRYRGKKLASILTDLEGRLCRKLPDGFELNYRQHVAELFCRELKPMPGVLEMLKTADFPKCIASSGPLLKIRQALQVSGLSRYFDDNLFSAYDVGCWKPEPGLFRYAANAMGFMPSQCVVVEDSNVGIEAAVAAGMKAFRYVRNAETASCRIADEVLFDDMLQLPRLLTQLVNRARPPFNSN, encoded by the coding sequence ATGACCGGCATCTGTGTAATCTTTGATTTGGACGGTACCCTTGTAGACAGCGAGGGGCTTTGCAATCAAGCGTTTCTCGATCTGCTTCCGCAACTGGATGATACGGTGGACGCTTTGACCCTGCGTTATCGCGGCAAGAAGCTGGCGTCTATCCTTACCGACCTTGAAGGCCGTCTTTGCCGGAAGTTGCCGGATGGGTTCGAACTGAATTATCGCCAGCACGTGGCGGAACTGTTCTGTCGCGAATTGAAACCTATGCCCGGCGTTCTTGAAATGCTCAAAACCGCTGACTTTCCCAAATGCATTGCATCGAGCGGGCCTCTTTTGAAAATCCGTCAGGCGCTGCAGGTTAGCGGCCTCTCCCGCTACTTCGATGACAACCTTTTCAGCGCTTATGACGTTGGCTGTTGGAAGCCCGAGCCCGGTTTATTCCGATATGCGGCAAATGCGATGGGTTTTATGCCCAGCCAATGCGTGGTGGTAGAAGACAGTAATGTTGGGATTGAGGCAGCCGTAGCGGCAGGCATGAAAGCCTTCCGGTATGTGCGAAACGCTGAGACAGCGTCATGCCGAATCGCGGATGAAGTACTATTCGACGATATGCTGCAGCTTCCCCGCTTGTTAACTCAATTGGTTAACCGTGCCCGCCCACCGTTCAACTCGAACTGA
- a CDS encoding hemerythrin domain-containing protein, whose product MRILLISTAFSGLTQRFYTELDDAGYDVSVELHLGNEAQLIEGVELFKPDLILCPYLTRRLPEALYRNYLCLIVHPGIKGDRGPSSLDWAIQERLAEWGVTLLAADREMDAGAIWAAKRFPLRRASKSSIFNREVAQCAVDCLWEAMTYLDSPHFRPEPLDYNRADVKGRLRPAMKQADRRIDWCRHTTAEILARIHAADGSPGVLDDLYGRPFYLYNAAAGERFGGKPGEIVAVADGAICRATLDGSIWIGHLKPKTGDASAIKLPAATALADLLPKPQSGLSGWFGKSVKRIELDYTRPGRHYPWQEVWYEIAGQAAYLHFQFHNGGMSTEQCRLLLRVYQHVATLDVKAIVLTGGGEFWSNGIHLNRIEAAANPADESWDNINAIDDLILQIITTMDKLTVAAVAGNAGAGGAILALAPDKVFVRDGVVFNPHYKNMGELYGSEYWTYLLPKRVGHATAAELTEQRLPLSARRAWHLGMVDKVLDRQHAIFDAQIRHSVNTLIADPANLQKMLAEKAAIRCRNEAVKPLAAYRKFELAQMHANFYGSDAYHQARKAFVFKKSCDKTADYLAKHRQLTEMSKALPGSMAHCVWQDCYAMGDPRVDNQHQDFFKIAEKLCVARNKDERLDLMFELYQHVKEHFGEEEALMKKSGFTHYSNHAKEHNLMLEKLMELDKKIQHDQLGQRDVPEFIERWSKHIVNSDMVFSQHWKEMNVFSV is encoded by the coding sequence ATGCGCATTTTATTGATCTCAACTGCCTTTTCGGGATTGACTCAACGCTTTTACACCGAACTGGACGACGCCGGTTACGACGTTTCGGTGGAATTGCATCTCGGCAACGAGGCGCAACTGATCGAAGGCGTGGAATTGTTCAAACCGGATCTGATTCTGTGTCCCTATCTGACCCGGCGCCTGCCGGAAGCGCTTTACCGAAACTATCTGTGCCTGATCGTGCATCCCGGCATCAAAGGCGACCGCGGCCCGTCGTCGCTGGACTGGGCGATTCAGGAACGGCTAGCGGAATGGGGGGTAACGCTGCTGGCCGCCGACCGGGAAATGGATGCCGGCGCGATTTGGGCGGCGAAACGTTTCCCGCTACGCCGGGCCAGCAAGAGCAGCATATTCAATCGGGAGGTAGCGCAGTGCGCGGTGGATTGCCTGTGGGAAGCCATGACCTATCTGGATTCGCCGCATTTTCGGCCGGAGCCGCTGGACTACAATCGGGCCGACGTCAAAGGCCGGCTGCGGCCGGCCATGAAACAAGCCGATCGCCGCATTGACTGGTGCCGGCACACGACCGCCGAAATCCTGGCCAGAATCCACGCCGCCGACGGCAGTCCCGGCGTGCTGGACGATCTGTACGGCCGGCCGTTTTATTTATACAACGCCGCGGCCGGCGAGCGCTTCGGCGGCAAACCCGGCGAGATCGTCGCCGTTGCCGACGGCGCTATTTGCCGCGCCACGCTGGACGGCTCGATCTGGATCGGCCACCTGAAACCCAAAACCGGCGATGCCAGTGCGATCAAGCTGCCGGCGGCAACCGCATTGGCCGATTTGCTGCCGAAACCGCAATCCGGTCTGTCCGGCTGGTTCGGCAAATCCGTCAAGCGCATCGAACTCGATTACACCCGGCCAGGCCGACACTATCCCTGGCAGGAAGTCTGGTACGAAATCGCCGGCCAGGCCGCGTACTTACATTTTCAGTTTCACAACGGCGGCATGTCCACCGAACAATGCCGCTTGCTGTTGCGGGTTTATCAACACGTGGCGACGCTGGATGTGAAAGCCATCGTCCTGACCGGCGGCGGCGAATTCTGGTCCAACGGCATTCATTTAAACCGGATCGAGGCTGCGGCCAATCCGGCCGACGAATCCTGGGACAACATCAACGCCATCGACGACCTGATCCTGCAAATCATCACCACCATGGACAAGCTCACCGTCGCCGCAGTGGCCGGCAACGCCGGCGCCGGCGGCGCGATATTGGCGCTGGCGCCGGACAAGGTGTTCGTTCGCGACGGCGTGGTTTTCAACCCGCACTACAAAAACATGGGCGAGTTGTACGGCTCCGAATATTGGACCTATTTATTACCGAAGCGGGTGGGGCACGCCACCGCGGCCGAATTGACCGAACAGCGCCTGCCGCTCAGCGCACGCCGGGCCTGGCACCTGGGCATGGTCGACAAGGTGCTCGACCGGCAGCATGCGATCTTCGACGCGCAAATCCGCCATTCAGTCAACACCTTGATCGCCGACCCGGCCAATCTGCAAAAAATGTTGGCCGAAAAGGCCGCAATCCGTTGCCGAAACGAGGCCGTCAAACCGTTGGCGGCGTACCGGAAATTCGAACTGGCGCAGATGCACGCCAACTTTTACGGCAGCGACGCCTATCACCAGGCCCGTAAAGCATTCGTATTTAAAAAAAGCTGCGACAAGACCGCGGACTACCTCGCCAAACATCGGCAGCTCACGGAAATGTCCAAAGCCTTGCCCGGCAGCATGGCGCATTGCGTGTGGCAGGATTGTTATGCCATGGGCGATCCACGGGTGGACAATCAGCACCAGGACTTCTTCAAGATTGCCGAAAAACTGTGCGTAGCCCGCAACAAGGACGAACGGCTTGACTTGATGTTCGAGCTTTACCAGCACGTCAAGGAACATTTCGGCGAAGAAGAAGCGCTGATGAAAAAGTCAGGTTTCACGCATTATTCGAACCACGCCAAGGAACATAATCTGATGTTGGAGAAGCTAATGGAATTAGACAAAAAAATCCAACACGATCAATTGGGCCAACGCGATGTGCCGGAATTCATCGAGCGCTGGAGCAAGCATATCGTCAACTCGGACATGGTATTCAGCCAGCATTGGAAGGAGATGAACGTATTCAGTGTTTAA